In a single window of the Micromonospora sp. WMMD1155 genome:
- a CDS encoding glycoside hydrolase family 3 N-terminal domain-containing protein: MRSQLPGDGGAEPWRDSRLSPPERAEALVPMMSLEEKVAQLVGVWVGADATGEGVAPHQSDMISETPQWDSVIRYGLGQLTRPFGTAPVDPVLGARSLAASQAQIVAASRFGIPAQVHEECLTGFAAFRATVYPTPLGWGASFDPDLVEAMADRIGRSMRAAGVHQGLAPVLDVTRDYRWGRTEETIGEDPYLVGTTGAAYVRGLERAGVVATLKHFAGYSASRGGRNHAPVPMGPRELADVILPPFEMALRHGGARSVMNSYAEIDGLPVAADPGLLTGLLRDEWGFTGTVVADYFAVRFLETLHGVAADAADAARLALRAGIDVELPTVDAFGAPLVEAVRRGEVDEALIDRALRRVLIQKIELGLLDEGWQEVPDDVASLRFDDEVSQDVAVRLAREAVVLLRNTGVLPLAVGSRVAVVGPLADDPMAMLGCYTFPNHVGVNHSGFGLGLDIPTLRDELARRVPLLTHEPGCGITGEDTSGIPAAVAAAADADVCVLAVGDRAGMFGRGTSGEGCDAVDLRLPGVQADLVRAVLATGTPVVLVLMAGRPYALGPEFDAAAAVVQAFFLGQLGGQALAEVLTGEVNPSGRLPVSVPRDAGGMPSTYLSPPLGRRSKVSSIDPTPSYPFGHGLSYTTFEWSDATIVEAADEPTLWPVDGEVRVRITVANTGDRAGTEVVQLYLHDPVAQTTRPVVRLVGYTRLPLAPGESAHVTFGVPADIASFTGLSGRRIVEPGDVELRFGRSSDDVVASLPLRLTGTERQVGHQRELLTSVRIEPLVAVPQSA, translated from the coding sequence ATGAGAAGTCAGTTGCCCGGGGACGGCGGCGCCGAGCCGTGGCGCGATTCGCGGCTGTCGCCGCCCGAGCGGGCCGAGGCGCTCGTGCCCATGATGTCGCTGGAGGAGAAGGTCGCCCAACTCGTCGGGGTCTGGGTCGGCGCCGACGCCACCGGTGAGGGCGTCGCACCGCACCAGTCCGACATGATCAGCGAGACGCCGCAGTGGGACAGCGTCATCCGGTACGGGTTGGGCCAGCTCACCCGACCGTTCGGCACCGCACCGGTCGACCCGGTGCTCGGCGCCCGGTCGCTGGCCGCCTCGCAGGCGCAGATCGTCGCCGCCAGCCGGTTCGGCATTCCGGCGCAGGTGCACGAGGAATGCCTCACCGGGTTCGCGGCGTTCCGGGCCACCGTCTACCCGACCCCGCTCGGCTGGGGCGCGTCCTTCGACCCCGACCTGGTCGAGGCGATGGCCGACCGGATCGGGCGCTCCATGCGCGCCGCCGGTGTGCACCAGGGCCTCGCCCCGGTGCTGGACGTCACCCGCGACTACCGCTGGGGCCGCACCGAGGAGACGATCGGCGAGGATCCCTACCTGGTGGGGACGACGGGTGCCGCGTACGTGCGGGGCCTGGAGCGGGCGGGCGTGGTGGCCACACTGAAACACTTCGCCGGCTACTCGGCCTCGCGGGGCGGCCGCAACCACGCACCCGTGCCGATGGGCCCCCGGGAGTTGGCCGACGTCATCCTGCCGCCGTTCGAGATGGCGTTGCGCCACGGCGGTGCGCGCTCGGTGATGAACTCCTACGCGGAGATCGACGGTCTGCCCGTTGCCGCCGACCCCGGCCTGTTGACCGGGCTGCTGCGCGACGAGTGGGGCTTCACCGGCACCGTCGTCGCCGACTACTTCGCCGTTCGTTTCCTGGAGACCCTGCACGGGGTCGCCGCCGACGCCGCCGACGCCGCCCGGCTCGCCCTGCGGGCCGGCATCGACGTCGAGCTGCCCACAGTGGACGCCTTCGGCGCGCCGCTGGTGGAGGCGGTACGTCGCGGCGAGGTCGACGAGGCGCTGATCGACCGTGCGCTGCGGCGGGTGCTGATCCAGAAGATCGAGCTGGGTCTGCTCGACGAGGGCTGGCAGGAGGTGCCCGACGACGTGGCCTCCCTGCGGTTCGACGACGAGGTCAGCCAGGACGTCGCCGTGCGCCTGGCGCGGGAGGCGGTCGTCCTGCTGCGCAACACCGGCGTCCTCCCGTTGGCCGTCGGCAGCCGGGTGGCAGTGGTCGGCCCGCTCGCCGACGATCCGATGGCCATGCTCGGCTGCTACACGTTCCCCAACCACGTGGGCGTGAACCACAGCGGGTTCGGGCTCGGCCTGGACATCCCCACGTTGCGTGACGAGTTGGCCCGACGTGTCCCGCTGCTCACCCACGAACCCGGCTGCGGCATCACCGGCGAGGACACCTCGGGCATCCCGGCCGCGGTCGCCGCCGCGGCCGACGCCGACGTGTGCGTGCTCGCCGTCGGCGACCGGGCGGGGATGTTCGGCCGGGGCACCTCAGGCGAGGGCTGCGATGCCGTCGACCTGCGGCTGCCCGGGGTGCAGGCCGACCTGGTCCGGGCCGTGCTCGCCACCGGCACCCCGGTCGTCCTGGTGCTGATGGCGGGCCGCCCCTACGCGCTCGGGCCGGAGTTCGACGCCGCGGCGGCCGTGGTGCAGGCGTTCTTCCTCGGCCAACTCGGCGGGCAGGCGCTCGCCGAGGTGCTCACCGGCGAGGTCAACCCCTCCGGGCGGTTGCCGGTCAGTGTGCCCCGCGATGCGGGCGGGATGCCGAGCACCTACCTGTCACCGCCGCTCGGCCGGCGCAGCAAGGTCTCCTCGATCGACCCGACGCCGAGCTACCCGTTCGGCCACGGGTTGAGCTACACCACCTTCGAGTGGTCCGACGCCACCATCGTCGAGGCGGCGGACGAGCCGACGCTCTGGCCGGTCGACGGCGAGGTACGGGTGCGGATCACCGTCGCCAACACCGGTGACCGGGCCGGCACCGAGGTCGTGCAGCTCTACCTGCACGACCCCGTCGCGCAGACCACCCGCCCGGTGGTCCGGCTGGTCGGCTACACCCGGCTGCCGTTGGCGCCCGGCGAATCGGCGCACGTGACGTTCGGGGTACCGGCCGACATCGCCTCGTTCACCGGGCTCTCCGGCCGACGCATCGTCGAGCCCGGTGACGTCGAGCTGCGGTTCGGCCGGTCCAGCGACGACGTGGTGGCGAGTCTGCCGCTGCGGTTGACCGGCACCGAGCGCCAGGTCGGCCACCAACGGGAACTGCTCACGTCGGTGCGGATCGAGCCTCTCGTGGCCGTTCCGCAGTCCGCGTAG
- a CDS encoding ABC transporter permease subunit, with product MTSTLRPPPPPPPAPPRSPAVASPAHPPRRRRTWRQALRRDWQLYSLAVLPLLFFLIFRYLPMLGNIIAFRRFKPGGSIFGEYWVGLRYFRMFFTDPTFWDVFTNTLVLGALTLLVCFPLPIVLALLLNEVRARRFKRFVQSVSYLPHFLSIVIVAAMIAQFTSVGGTANQIVGLFGGDPVAFLQKPEWFRTIYVSSEVWQTVGWGTILYLAALTTIDEDLYEAARIDGANRLRQTWHVTLPGIRPTMMTLLILNIGSFLAVGFEKILLLYNPLTYPTADVVSTYLFRMGFQSSNFSYAAAIGLFEAVIGLVLVLSANIISRRTLGTSLW from the coding sequence GTGACATCCACGTTGCGGCCACCCCCGCCACCCCCGCCGGCGCCGCCGCGCTCGCCGGCGGTTGCCAGCCCCGCCCACCCGCCGCGGCGGCGCCGGACCTGGCGGCAGGCGCTGCGCCGGGACTGGCAGCTCTACTCGCTCGCGGTCCTGCCGCTGCTGTTCTTCCTGATCTTCCGGTACCTGCCGATGCTCGGGAACATCATCGCCTTCCGCCGTTTCAAGCCGGGCGGCAGCATCTTCGGTGAGTACTGGGTCGGGCTGCGGTACTTCCGGATGTTCTTCACCGACCCGACGTTCTGGGACGTGTTCACCAACACGCTGGTGCTCGGAGCGCTGACTCTGCTGGTCTGCTTCCCGCTGCCGATCGTGCTGGCGCTGCTGCTCAACGAGGTTCGTGCCCGCCGGTTCAAGCGGTTCGTGCAGTCCGTGTCGTACCTGCCGCACTTCCTGTCGATCGTGATCGTGGCGGCGATGATCGCGCAGTTCACCTCGGTCGGCGGTACGGCCAACCAGATCGTCGGGCTGTTCGGTGGTGACCCGGTGGCGTTCCTGCAGAAACCGGAGTGGTTCCGCACCATCTACGTCTCGTCGGAGGTCTGGCAGACCGTCGGTTGGGGCACGATCCTCTACCTCGCCGCCCTCACCACGATCGACGAGGACCTGTACGAGGCCGCGCGGATCGACGGCGCCAATCGGCTGCGGCAGACCTGGCACGTCACCCTGCCCGGCATCCGGCCCACCATGATGACGCTGCTGATCCTCAACATCGGCAGTTTCCTGGCGGTCGGGTTCGAGAAGATCCTGCTGCTCTACAACCCGCTGACGTACCCCACCGCGGACGTGGTCTCCACCTACCTGTTCCGGATGGGCTTCCAGTCCAGCAACTTCAGCTACGCCGCCGCCATCGGTCTCTTCGAGGCGGTGATCGGGCTGGTCCTGGTCCTGTCGGCGAACATCATCTCCCGTCGCACACTGGGGACGAGCCTGTGGTGA
- a CDS encoding DUF624 domain-containing protein, with the protein MSGAAQTWRQFGDGPLSRISARVYILLVVELLLLLTAVPGLLPLLLLDRDPSNLPLVALLLVPVGPAISAALYALRHQRPDLTDLRPAATFWRGYRTNLSGALRVWTPTLLWLTVLAMNLAYRDAVGLPGWWTVPLVLLAVAVTLAAANALVITSLFDFRTRDVLRLAVHFLVRTPGVTVGTALLLAAATGVTAVFSEAVLVLLASVAALALLRVGDPMVELIRKEFTS; encoded by the coding sequence GTGAGTGGGGCGGCCCAGACCTGGCGACAGTTCGGCGACGGACCACTGTCGCGGATCAGCGCGCGGGTCTACATCCTGCTCGTGGTCGAGCTGCTGCTCCTGCTCACCGCAGTGCCCGGCCTGCTTCCGTTACTGCTGCTGGACCGCGACCCCAGCAACCTGCCGTTGGTCGCCCTGCTCCTGGTGCCGGTCGGCCCGGCGATCTCCGCCGCCCTGTACGCCCTGCGCCACCAGCGCCCCGACCTGACCGACCTGCGCCCGGCCGCCACGTTCTGGCGCGGGTACCGGACCAACCTGTCCGGCGCGCTGCGCGTCTGGACGCCGACGCTGCTGTGGCTGACCGTGCTCGCCATGAACCTCGCCTACCGGGACGCGGTCGGCCTGCCCGGCTGGTGGACGGTGCCGCTGGTCCTGCTCGCCGTGGCGGTGACACTCGCCGCGGCCAACGCCCTGGTGATCACCTCGCTGTTCGACTTCCGCACCCGGGACGTTCTCCGGCTGGCCGTGCACTTCCTCGTGCGTACCCCCGGAGTCACCGTCGGCACCGCGTTGCTGCTGGCGGCGGCGACCGGCGTCACCGCGGTCTTCTCGGAGGCGGTGCTGGTGCTGCTCGCCTCGGTCGCGGCCCTCGCGCTGCTGCGCGTCGGTGACCCGATGGTCGAGCTGATCCGGAAGGAGTTCACCTCATGA
- a CDS encoding carbohydrate ABC transporter permease encodes MILGANRDAPKTRGPDDSRGYRIFRIVNTIVLLGVVFVTLYPFLNIVARSLSEEAYILAGKVTIVPRGFDLTAYELLMSDGLFWTNYRNTVVYTVVATLISIVLTTCYAYVLSKPQLKGRGLLVGVALFTMFFSGGLIPNYVLVTSLGMKNTIWAVVIPNAISVFNLLVMKAFFESLPTELEEAAAVDGLNTYGILLRIVLPLSKAIIATMVLFYAVSFWNSWFTAFLYMDEQDLLPVTVYLRNLIAGATSAESAAADADKVQAAATLQAVTIVLTTLPILAVYPFVQRYFVRGVMLGAVKG; translated from the coding sequence GTGATTCTCGGCGCGAATCGCGACGCCCCGAAGACGCGCGGCCCGGACGACAGCCGGGGTTACCGGATCTTCCGAATCGTCAACACGATCGTCCTGCTCGGCGTCGTGTTCGTGACGCTGTACCCGTTCCTCAACATCGTGGCCCGCTCGCTCAGCGAAGAGGCGTACATCCTCGCCGGGAAGGTGACCATCGTTCCGCGCGGGTTCGACCTGACCGCGTACGAGCTACTGATGTCCGACGGGCTGTTCTGGACGAACTACCGCAACACCGTGGTCTACACGGTCGTCGCCACGCTCATCTCGATCGTGTTGACCACCTGCTACGCGTACGTGTTGTCGAAGCCCCAGCTCAAGGGGCGCGGCCTGCTGGTCGGCGTCGCGCTGTTCACCATGTTCTTCTCCGGCGGTCTGATCCCCAACTACGTGCTGGTCACCAGCCTGGGAATGAAGAACACCATCTGGGCCGTGGTGATCCCCAACGCCATCAGTGTGTTCAACCTGCTGGTCATGAAGGCGTTCTTCGAGAGCCTGCCGACCGAGTTGGAGGAGGCAGCCGCGGTCGACGGGCTGAACACGTACGGAATCCTGCTGCGCATCGTGCTGCCGCTGTCGAAGGCGATCATCGCGACGATGGTGCTCTTCTATGCGGTCTCCTTCTGGAACTCGTGGTTCACCGCCTTCCTCTACATGGACGAGCAGGACCTGCTCCCGGTGACGGTCTACCTCCGCAATCTCATCGCGGGCGCCACGAGCGCCGAGTCGGCCGCCGCCGACGCCGACAAGGTCCAGGCCGCGGCCACCCTCCAGGCCGTGACGATCGTGCTCACCACCCTGCCCATCCTGGCGGTCTACCCCTTCGTCCAGCGGTACTTCGTCCGCGGCGTGATGCTCGGCGCGGTGAAGGGATGA
- a CDS encoding extracellular solute-binding protein, translating into MLHKTWRRVAVATAGLLALSLISACSEDPGESKDLSENRVGAMEKYGVGDQFKATEALSFSTLYNNHTFYPLKDDWLFWSELTKRTNVTIDPVAVPLSDYEQKRSLLIGAGDAPLIIPKTYHPQEDAFVSSGAILPVSDYLDLMPNLKDKITKWSLQPEIDNLRQADGKFYLLPGLHEKPTQDYTVLVRTDIMQELNLPTPKTWDDLYAVLKAMKAKYPNVYPYSDLFSKPNPTGALLGILGSSHGTYAGWDFQHATWDATAEKFTYTGSSEQYKQVVTYLHKLVSEGLLDPESFTQTDDQARQKLANGKSFVVTGNAQTLVNNHRPDLAKTLPNAKMAKIPLPIGPAGEVNPFPRLENGIMISSKARESKNFVAMMQFIDWLWYSDAGLEFARWGVEGTTFTKDASGKRTLDPGIDFLGLHPKAPKHLQKDFGFHNGVFAYGGTPDLVRGFFSPEELEFQKVMDARKPRAVPPPRPFTDEEREQVSLWETPLKDFVTQNTLKFALGQRPLSEWDAYVAELKAKNSEQYIDLVNKAYERFQKNNG; encoded by the coding sequence ATGCTCCACAAGACGTGGCGCCGCGTGGCGGTAGCCACCGCGGGTCTCCTCGCGCTCTCCCTCATCTCCGCGTGTTCCGAGGACCCCGGCGAGTCGAAGGACCTCTCCGAGAACCGGGTCGGCGCGATGGAGAAGTACGGTGTCGGCGACCAGTTCAAGGCCACCGAGGCGCTCTCCTTCTCCACTCTCTACAACAACCACACGTTCTACCCGCTCAAGGACGACTGGCTGTTCTGGTCCGAGTTGACGAAGCGGACCAACGTCACGATCGACCCGGTCGCCGTCCCGCTGAGCGACTACGAGCAGAAGCGCAGCCTGTTGATCGGCGCCGGGGACGCCCCGCTGATCATTCCGAAGACGTACCACCCGCAGGAGGACGCGTTCGTGTCCTCCGGGGCGATCCTCCCGGTCAGCGACTACCTGGATCTGATGCCCAACCTCAAGGACAAGATCACCAAGTGGAGCCTCCAGCCGGAGATCGACAACCTGCGGCAGGCCGACGGTAAGTTCTACCTGCTGCCCGGCCTGCACGAGAAGCCCACCCAGGACTACACGGTGCTGGTGCGCACCGACATCATGCAGGAGCTGAACCTGCCGACCCCGAAGACCTGGGACGACCTGTACGCGGTGCTCAAGGCGATGAAGGCGAAGTACCCGAACGTCTACCCGTACTCCGACCTCTTCAGCAAGCCCAACCCGACCGGCGCCCTGCTGGGCATCCTCGGCTCGTCGCACGGCACCTACGCGGGCTGGGACTTCCAGCACGCCACCTGGGACGCGACGGCGGAGAAGTTCACCTACACCGGCTCGTCGGAGCAGTACAAGCAGGTCGTCACGTACCTGCACAAGCTCGTCTCCGAAGGGCTGCTCGACCCGGAGAGCTTCACCCAGACCGACGACCAGGCACGCCAGAAGCTCGCCAACGGCAAGTCCTTCGTGGTCACCGGCAACGCGCAGACCCTGGTCAACAACCACCGCCCCGACCTGGCCAAGACCCTGCCGAACGCGAAGATGGCCAAGATCCCGCTGCCGATCGGCCCGGCCGGCGAGGTGAACCCGTTCCCCCGGCTGGAGAACGGCATCATGATCTCCTCGAAGGCCCGGGAGAGCAAGAACTTCGTCGCCATGATGCAGTTCATCGACTGGTTGTGGTATTCGGACGCCGGCCTGGAGTTCGCCCGCTGGGGCGTCGAGGGCACCACCTTCACCAAGGACGCCTCCGGCAAGCGCACGCTCGACCCCGGCATCGACTTCCTCGGCCTCCACCCGAAGGCGCCCAAGCACCTGCAGAAGGACTTCGGCTTCCACAACGGCGTCTTCGCCTACGGCGGCACGCCGGACCTGGTCCGTGGGTTCTTCTCCCCGGAGGAGCTGGAGTTCCAGAAGGTGATGGACGCCCGCAAGCCGAGGGCGGTCCCCCCGCCGCGCCCGTTCACCGACGAGGAGCGCGAGCAGGTGTCGCTCTGGGAGACGCCGCTGAAGGACTTCGTCACCCAGAACACGCTGAAGTTCGCCCTCGGCCAGCGGCCCCTCAGCGAGTGGGACGCGTACGTGGCCGAGCTGAAGGCCAAGAACTCCGAGCAGTACATCGACCTGGTCAACAAGGCGTACGAGCGGTTCCAGAAGAACAACGGCTGA